A single genomic interval of Flavobacteriales bacterium harbors:
- a CDS encoding YeeE/YedE family protein, with product MNYIETILITPWPWWVSGLMITFTMYLLLFFGKSFGMSGNLRTMCSIGASKFSDFFKFDWKKEIWNLVVAGGAMLGGFTFANYLLPHQTINISDATISDLNELNIHVEKGQVPVLPEEIFSWENLFTLQGFIIIVIGGFLVGFGTRYAGGCTSGHAISGLSNLQLPSLYAVLGFFTGGLIMVHFLLPYILQL from the coding sequence ATGAATTACATCGAAACAATACTTATAACTCCTTGGCCTTGGTGGGTTTCTGGTTTAATGATTACTTTCACCATGTATCTTTTACTATTTTTTGGAAAGTCATTTGGGATGAGTGGCAATCTAAGAACAATGTGCTCAATTGGAGCTAGTAAATTTTCTGATTTTTTTAAGTTTGACTGGAAAAAAGAAATTTGGAATTTAGTTGTTGCTGGAGGCGCTATGCTAGGAGGGTTTACTTTCGCTAATTACCTGTTACCTCATCAAACTATCAACATCTCTGATGCTACAATTAGCGACCTCAACGAGTTAAATATTCATGTTGAAAAAGGACAAGTTCCTGTACTTCCAGAAGAAATATTCAGTTGGGAGAACCTTTTTACTCTTCAAGGGTTTATTATTATTGTTATTGGAGGTTTTCTGGTTGGTTTTGGAACTCGATATGCAGGTGGTTGCACCTCAGGACATGCTATCTCTGGACTATCGAACTTACAACTTCCCTCTTTATATGCTGTTTTAGGCTTCTTTACAGGCGGGCTAATCATGGTACATT